The Solanum pennellii chromosome 11, SPENNV200 genome contains a region encoding:
- the LOC107004768 gene encoding RNA-binding protein 24-like isoform X2 — protein MTPSAQFGDTTYTKVFVGGLAWETQKETMKKYFEQFGDILEAVVITDKATGRSKGYGFVTFREAEAAMRACVDAAPVIDGRRANCNLASMGVQRSKPTTPKHGGGRNLRVMSGFHGGFQTATAFPSATTFPHYAIQQGIPYNLYGYSPYSTDYTYPTTGYYSVYGGGNSQYGVYGSAATASGVLSSAAAAFYPYMNFGEGNGNGCYTPSQGYGVQYPHHLFPYSAAAAGPGYPTQHYGTPISLAPSPALHSVCFAVPQA, from the exons ATGACTCCATCAGCTCAATTTGGAGATACAACGTATACGAAGGTGTTTGTTGGGGGTTTAGCTTGGGAGACTCAAAAGGAAACaatgaagaaatattttgaacaatttgGTGATATTTTAGAAGCTGTTGTTATAACTGATAAAGCTACTGGAAGATCTAAAGGCTATGGATTT GTAACATTTCGTGAGGCAGAAGCAGCTATGAGGGCTTGTGTTGATGCTGCTCCTGTTATTGATGGAAGAAGAGCTAACTGTAATCTTGCTTCTATGGGTGTTCAAAGATCTAAACCTACTACCCCTAAACATG GAGGAGGAAGGAACTTGAGGGTGATGAGTGGTTTTCATGGAGGGTTTCAAACAGCAACAGCTTTTCCTTCAGCAACAACTTTTCCTCATTATGCTATCCAACAAGGGATACCTTACAATCTTTATGG GTACTCTCCCTACTCGACAGATTACACATACCCTACTACG GGTTACTATAGTGTGTATGGAGGAGGAAATAGTCAATATGGAGTTTATGGGAGTGCAGCTACTGCTAGTGGTGTGTTATCAAGTGCAGCTGCTGCATTTTACCCATACATGAATTTTGGTGAAGGAAATGGCAATGGCTGCTACACACCCAGCCAGGGCTATGGTGTTCAGTACCCACACCATCTCTTCCCCTATTCCGCTGCTGCTGCTGGCCCTGGTTATCCAACACAGCACTATGGTACCCCGATTTCCCTAGCTCCATCACCTGCCTTGCATTCAG TTTGTTTTGCTGTGCCACAGGCGTGA
- the LOC107004768 gene encoding RNA-binding protein 24-like isoform X1, giving the protein MTPSAQFGDTTYTKVFVGGLAWETQKETMKKYFEQFGDILEAVVITDKATGRSKGYGFVTFREAEAAMRACVDAAPVIDGRRANCNLASMGVQRSKPTTPKHGGGRNLRVMSGFHGGFQTATAFPSATTFPHYAIQQGIPYNLYGYSPYSTDYTYPTTGYYSVYGGGNSQYGVYGSAATASGVLSSAAAAFYPYMNFGEGNGNGCYTPSQGYGVQYPHHLFPYSAAAAGPGYPTQHYGTPISLAPSPALHSGVTSAPIPHH; this is encoded by the exons ATGACTCCATCAGCTCAATTTGGAGATACAACGTATACGAAGGTGTTTGTTGGGGGTTTAGCTTGGGAGACTCAAAAGGAAACaatgaagaaatattttgaacaatttgGTGATATTTTAGAAGCTGTTGTTATAACTGATAAAGCTACTGGAAGATCTAAAGGCTATGGATTT GTAACATTTCGTGAGGCAGAAGCAGCTATGAGGGCTTGTGTTGATGCTGCTCCTGTTATTGATGGAAGAAGAGCTAACTGTAATCTTGCTTCTATGGGTGTTCAAAGATCTAAACCTACTACCCCTAAACATG GAGGAGGAAGGAACTTGAGGGTGATGAGTGGTTTTCATGGAGGGTTTCAAACAGCAACAGCTTTTCCTTCAGCAACAACTTTTCCTCATTATGCTATCCAACAAGGGATACCTTACAATCTTTATGG GTACTCTCCCTACTCGACAGATTACACATACCCTACTACG GGTTACTATAGTGTGTATGGAGGAGGAAATAGTCAATATGGAGTTTATGGGAGTGCAGCTACTGCTAGTGGTGTGTTATCAAGTGCAGCTGCTGCATTTTACCCATACATGAATTTTGGTGAAGGAAATGGCAATGGCTGCTACACACCCAGCCAGGGCTATGGTGTTCAGTACCCACACCATCTCTTCCCCTATTCCGCTGCTGCTGCTGGCCCTGGTTATCCAACACAGCACTATGGTACCCCGATTTCCCTAGCTCCATCACCTGCCTTGCATTCAG GCGTGACAAGTGCACCAATTCCTCATCATTAA